One genomic segment of Ricinus communis isolate WT05 ecotype wild-type chromosome 5, ASM1957865v1, whole genome shotgun sequence includes these proteins:
- the LOC8288881 gene encoding B3 domain-containing protein Os03g0120900 isoform X1, which produces MEIGSAAGIISTEEEQMSKGKHLPFSYSSSSSPSSSSSQHKPHHLLALSQIYDKNHHPQVGSWLGSKYDPEQEDAGSAAGIFEEEEGSGEGECGVVIQKEHMFDKVVTPSDVGKLNRLVIPKQHAEKYFPLDSSTNDKGLLLNFEDKTGKAWRFRYSYWNSSQSYVMTKGWSRFVKDKKLDAGDIVSFQRGVGEAAKDRLYIDWRRRPDGPHHQPTHRHQQHHLSSIPWSPLLMRPPPVPRDHFHLSNPNYYNSSGGGGGASAYGFGYGYNSSNNYNYNSNVGSSNSGTIIYMRSPQQAGMVQWQQAAASSGGFMEPMVFESVPVVQGKAAAKRLRLFGVNMDCPISDSDHECDKLSTSTPIPAMAAALQQPSHHPLQLRLYNGTPLPSPQFLHKGCCSCRCFLGQARQVLQRLLQSF; this is translated from the exons ATGGAAATTGGATCCGCAGCTGGTATTATTAGTACTGAAGAAGAGCAGATGAGTAAAGGTAAACATCTccctttctcatactcatcgTCTTCGTCtccatcttcttcttcctctcaGCACAAGCCCCATCATCTGCTTGCTCTCTCTCAAATCTATGATAAGAACCACCATCCTCAAGTGGGTTCTTGGCTGGGAAGCAAGTACGACCCTGAGCAGGAAGATGCCGGAAGTGCTGCAGGCATCTTCGAAGAAGAGGAAGGCAGTGGCGAAGGAGAGTGCGGTGTTGTGATACAAAAGGAACATATGTTTGATAAGGTGGTCACCCCGAGTGATGTGGGAAAGCTGAATCGGTTAGTGATCCCAAAGCAGCATGCAGAAAAGTACTTTCCATTAGATTCATCAACCAATGACAAGGGTCTTCTTTTGAATTTCGAGGATAAAACTGGTAAAGCTTGGAGATTTCGCTACTCTTACTGGAATAGCAGCCAAAGCTATGTTATGACCAAAGGTTGGAGTCGTTTTGTTAAGGATAAGAAGCTTGACGCCGGTGATATTGTCTCCTTTCAGAGAGGGGTAGGTGAGGCTGCTAAAGATCGTCTCTACATTGATTGGAGACGCCGTCCTGATGGTCCTCATCACCAACCTACTCACCGTCATCAGCAGCACCATTTATCGTCTATACCTTGGAGCCCTCTACTGATGCGGCCGCCACCAGTGCCTAGGGACCACTTTCATTTGTCCAATCCCAATTATTACAACAGTagtggtggaggtggaggtgcATCTGCTTACGGTTTCGGTTATGGTTACAATAGCAGCAATAACTATAATTACAATAGCAATGTTGGTTCATCTAATTCAGGGACAATAATATACATGAGATCCCCACAACAGGCTGGAATGGTGCAATGGCAGCAAGCAGCTGCAAGCAGTGGTGGCTTTATGGAGCCAATGGTGTTTGAGTCGGTGCCGGTGGTCCAAGGGAAAGCCGCTGCTAAGAGATTGAGGCTCTTTGGTGTTAACATGGATTGCCCCATATCTGATTCTGATCATGAATGTGACAAATTATCCACTTCCACACCTATACCTGCTATGGCAGCAGCATTACAGCAGCCCTCTCATCATCCGCTTCAATTAAGGCTGTACAATGGCACGCCTTTGCCTTCCCCGCAATTCCTTCACAAAG GTTGTTGTTCTTGTCGCTGCTTCCTTGGGCAGGCTCGCCAGGTTTTGCAGAGATTGTTGCAGAGCTTTTAA
- the LOC8288881 gene encoding B3 domain-containing transcription factor NGA1 isoform X2, giving the protein MEIGSAAGIISTEEEQMSKGKHLPFSYSSSSSPSSSSSQHKPHHLLALSQIYDKNHHPQVGSWLGSKYDPEQEDAGSAAGIFEEEEGSGEGECGVVIQKEHMFDKVVTPSDVGKLNRLVIPKQHAEKYFPLDSSTNDKGLLLNFEDKTGKAWRFRYSYWNSSQSYVMTKGWSRFVKDKKLDAGDIVSFQRGVGEAAKDRLYIDWRRRPDGPHHQPTHRHQQHHLSSIPWSPLLMRPPPVPRDHFHLSNPNYYNSSGGGGGASAYGFGYGYNSSNNYNYNSNVGSSNSGTIIYMRSPQQAGMVQWQQAAASSGGFMEPMVFESVPVVQGKAAAKRLRLFGVNMDCPISDSDHECDKLSTSTPIPAMAAALQQPSHHPLQLRLYNGTPLPSPQFLHKGKSSMSLDLDI; this is encoded by the coding sequence ATGGAAATTGGATCCGCAGCTGGTATTATTAGTACTGAAGAAGAGCAGATGAGTAAAGGTAAACATCTccctttctcatactcatcgTCTTCGTCtccatcttcttcttcctctcaGCACAAGCCCCATCATCTGCTTGCTCTCTCTCAAATCTATGATAAGAACCACCATCCTCAAGTGGGTTCTTGGCTGGGAAGCAAGTACGACCCTGAGCAGGAAGATGCCGGAAGTGCTGCAGGCATCTTCGAAGAAGAGGAAGGCAGTGGCGAAGGAGAGTGCGGTGTTGTGATACAAAAGGAACATATGTTTGATAAGGTGGTCACCCCGAGTGATGTGGGAAAGCTGAATCGGTTAGTGATCCCAAAGCAGCATGCAGAAAAGTACTTTCCATTAGATTCATCAACCAATGACAAGGGTCTTCTTTTGAATTTCGAGGATAAAACTGGTAAAGCTTGGAGATTTCGCTACTCTTACTGGAATAGCAGCCAAAGCTATGTTATGACCAAAGGTTGGAGTCGTTTTGTTAAGGATAAGAAGCTTGACGCCGGTGATATTGTCTCCTTTCAGAGAGGGGTAGGTGAGGCTGCTAAAGATCGTCTCTACATTGATTGGAGACGCCGTCCTGATGGTCCTCATCACCAACCTACTCACCGTCATCAGCAGCACCATTTATCGTCTATACCTTGGAGCCCTCTACTGATGCGGCCGCCACCAGTGCCTAGGGACCACTTTCATTTGTCCAATCCCAATTATTACAACAGTagtggtggaggtggaggtgcATCTGCTTACGGTTTCGGTTATGGTTACAATAGCAGCAATAACTATAATTACAATAGCAATGTTGGTTCATCTAATTCAGGGACAATAATATACATGAGATCCCCACAACAGGCTGGAATGGTGCAATGGCAGCAAGCAGCTGCAAGCAGTGGTGGCTTTATGGAGCCAATGGTGTTTGAGTCGGTGCCGGTGGTCCAAGGGAAAGCCGCTGCTAAGAGATTGAGGCTCTTTGGTGTTAACATGGATTGCCCCATATCTGATTCTGATCATGAATGTGACAAATTATCCACTTCCACACCTATACCTGCTATGGCAGCAGCATTACAGCAGCCCTCTCATCATCCGCTTCAATTAAGGCTGTACAATGGCACGCCTTTGCCTTCCCCGCAATTCCTTCACAAAGGCAAGTCATCTATGTCCTTAGATTTggatatttga